GATTCTACGAGAAGCTCAGCGAGCACTTCACGGTTCTTGATCCTGGAGCGCTGGACGACTGGTGGGTAGTTGCCGAATACGACAACCAGGTCAACCAGAACCCGAACATCAAGAGGATTAAAATCAAACACCTCCTCGATGGTGACGTTGTTGAGGAGCTTGAGAGGGAGGATATAGAGCAGGCGACTGACATACTCAGGAGACAGCTCGTCGAGAGGGACTTCAACCTCGTTGATGTGAGTAAGGCGATAGCGGTTTATCACTACGCCGAGGGCGTTTCGGCTGGTGTTATCAGCGAGATGGCAGAGGCTTATAGGACTTTAGCAGCGATATACCTTTACTACCCGTTCAAGAGGAGACCCAGCCCGTTCATGGAGTTCTACGGCATGCAGAACCCCTCGAGGAGAACGATGTTCAAGGACGAGGACGAGATGATAAGGGCGATGGTGGAAGAAAAGGAGTACTGGACGAAGGCTTAAACTTCTGTTTCGTTTTTATTTAGTTTTTTGAATAGCGGCAAGTTGGTTTTTTAATCTTAGAGAACCATCAGAACGTCAGAAAAGTAAGGACAAGAGAAAAGGGAGAAGAAATCACTTCTTCACCCATCCGCGGTGCTTCATTGCCTCGTAGACCCTGCTGACGGCAACGACGTAGGCAGCGTCCCTCATGTGGATGTTCTTCTCCTTGTGGGTGTTGAAGACGTCCCAGAATGCCTTGGTCATCTTGTCGTCGAGCCTCTTCCTGGTCTCCTCGACCGTCCAGTAGAAGCCGTTTATGTTCTGGACCCACTCGAAGTAGCTGACGGTGACACCACCGGCGTTACAGAGGAAGTCCGGGATCTGGAGGATGCCCTTCTCGTGGAGTATCTCGTCGGCCTCCGGGGTGACCGGACCGTTGGCTACCTCGGCGACGATCTTGGCCTTGACGTTGTCGGCGTTCTCTTTGGTTATGACGCCCTCGATGGCGCTCGGGGCAAGGATGTCGACTTCAAGCTCGAGGAGCTCCTCGTTGGTGATGTTCTGGGTTCCGGGCATGTCCTTGACTGAGCCGTGCTCCTTCTTCCACTTGAGTACCTCGTCAGCCGGCGGGAGCCCGTCCGGGTTGTAGATGCCGCCCTTGCTGTCGCTGACGGCAACGACCTTCATACCGAACTCCTCACTCATTATCTTGTGGAGGTAGTAGCCGGCGTTACCGTAGCCCTGGATGGCTATGGTCTTGCCCTTGAGGTCGTCCCAGCCGAGGGCCTTAGCGGCTTCCCTGATAGTGAAGGCAGCACCGCGAGCGGTGGCGTCCATTCTGGCGACGATACCGCCAACTCCCGGCGGCTTTCCGGTGATGACACCGAAGGCCGGGCCCTTTCTCCTCATTATGGTCTCGTACTCGTCCATCATCCAGGCCATGATCTTCGGGTTGGTGTAAACGTCAGGGGCCGGGATGTCTGTCCACGGGCCGATGACGTCGTAGACGGCCCTTATGTAGCTCCTAGCGAGCCTCTCCTGCTCCCTCTCGGAGAGCTTCTTCGGGTCAACGATGATGCCACCCTTACCTCCACCGTAGGGGAGGTCAACGACGGCAACCTTCCAGGTCATCCAGGTGGCAAGGGCCTTAACGGTGCTGAGGGTCTCGGCCGGGTGCCACCTTATACCACCCTTGGTCGGACCGCGGGCCCAGTTGTGCTGGACACGGAAACCGGTGAAAACCTTGACAGAACCGTCGTCCATCTCGACGGGAACGCTAACCTCAACAATCCTCATGGGCCTCTTGAGCCACTCAAGGGCCTCTTCGCTTATGTCCATGAACTGGGCAGCCCTCTCAAGCTGCTGGACGGCCATCTCAAACGGGTCAATCTCGACCATTCATACCACCTCATTTCGGTAATCTGCGAGGTTAACTTAGGCGTTTGCATATATAAACCTTTCGATAAACAGGCTGGAAAACAGTCTGTTTTGAACAAAAAGTTAAATAGTGAAATTTCCAAAAGAACAAAGGCCAATTCTCGGAGATTTCGCCAAAAGGAGCGATGTACATCGAGGAATTTTTATACACCAAAGGACTTTTACGTTCATCAAAGTTCATAAAAATGATGAAATGCCCTCAGCGAGAAGTCGGTCATCATCTCTCAGCTCACTCTCTTTCCAATCATCGGGCAACGGGCCATAGGGAGGCCGTGTTTAAAATTATTTTCCACTCATCTCAAAATTGCCGGGATGTCTAAAATCACCTAACGAGCCAAGATAGATTTGAAAAAGTGACAAAAATTGGATATTGATTATTTTATGCCCAAGTAAATCGTCTTTTGTCGAAAACTACCGTTCAAAAGCTTTTTATACCACGACCGAATATATACAGAGTGCCCGTACTGTGGGCACTTCAGCCCGATTAAATACCAACGGAATCGGAGGTGGGATATAATGGAAGCCCAAAGGGATCAATGGGCGACCAAGCTCGGTTTGATTTTAGCAATGGCTGGAAACGCAGTCGGTCTCGGTAACTTCGTAAGGTTCCCGACTCAGGTTGCCCAGAACGGTGGCGGCGCCTTCATGGTGCCGTACTTCATAGCGCTGTTCTTCCTCGGTATTCCAGTGATGTGGGTTGAGTGGGTTGCCGGTCGCTACGGTGGCAAGTATGGCCACGGTACCCTCGGCCCGACGTACTACCTCATGGCGAGGGAGAGCCTCAAGCCCAGGAGCGCGTTCTGGTTCGGTGTGATATCCGGAATGCTGGCGTTCTCGCTGACAGTGCTCCTCAACAGCTACTACCTGCACCTGATCGGATGGTCGGCCGCTTACACATACTTCAGCGCGGCGGGTTCCTACTTCGGACAGCCCACAGGAGAGTTCTTCAGCAACTACCTAAGCAACCACGGCCAGGTCATGCTCTTCTGGGGCATAACAGTAATCCTGCTCGCAATCGCAGTTGGCCAGGGTGTCAGCAAGGGTATCGAGCGCTGGGTCAAGGTTATGATGCCACTCCTGTACGTCTTCGCAATCCTAATGATAATATACATATTCACCCTCGGCTCCCCAGTTGACCCGAACTGGAGCACCATAGATGGCTTCCGCTTCATCTGGACTCCGAACTGGAGCTACCTCGGCGACCACCTCTGGCAGGTAATGCTGGCCGCGACTGGACAGATATTCTTCACGCTGTCCCTCGGTATGAGTATCATCCAGAACTACGCAAGCTACCTCGGCCCGAAGGACGACGTCGCCCTCTCTGGTATAGCAACAGTTTCACTCAACGAGTTCGCCGAGGTTGTTCTCGGTGGTTCAATAGCCATACCGCTCGCAACTGCCTACGCTCCGAAGATAGTTCCGCCCGATGTCCTCCAGCAGGGCAAGACCGCAGCACTCGAATGGATAGGACAGAAGTTCGGCCTTGGCTTCTCCTACACCAGCCTCCCGAACGTCTTCGTCAGCATGGGCGACATCGGAAGGCTCTTCGGCGCCCTCTGGTTCCTCCTGCTGTGGTTCGCGGGCTTCACATCAGCCATAGCTATGTACAACTACCTCGTCGCAATGCTTGAAGAGGACATGCACATCAAGAGGTCAGTGGGCACCTGGGTGATATTCCTCGTGTACCTCATAGCGGGTCTCCCCGTCATCTACATCGACGGCTACATGGACCAGGTCGACGCGTGGGTAAGCTTCCAGTTAACCCTGCTGGCGTTCTTTGACATAATCATTGCAGTGTACCTCTTCAAGCCAGACAACTTCTGGAGGGAGCTTCACGAGGGAGCCTGGATCAAGGTTCCAGAGTTCTAC
This sequence is a window from Thermococcus kodakarensis KOD1. Protein-coding genes within it:
- the gdhA gene encoding glutamate dehydrogenase → MVEIDPFEMAVQQLERAAQFMDISEEALEWLKRPMRIVEVSVPVEMDDGSVKVFTGFRVQHNWARGPTKGGIRWHPAETLSTVKALATWMTWKVAVVDLPYGGGKGGIIVDPKKLSEREQERLARSYIRAVYDVIGPWTDIPAPDVYTNPKIMAWMMDEYETIMRRKGPAFGVITGKPPGVGGIVARMDATARGAAFTIREAAKALGWDDLKGKTIAIQGYGNAGYYLHKIMSEEFGMKVVAVSDSKGGIYNPDGLPPADEVLKWKKEHGSVKDMPGTQNITNEELLELEVDILAPSAIEGVITKENADNVKAKIVAEVANGPVTPEADEILHEKGILQIPDFLCNAGGVTVSYFEWVQNINGFYWTVEETRKRLDDKMTKAFWDVFNTHKEKNIHMRDAAYVVAVSRVYEAMKHRGWVKK
- a CDS encoding sodium-dependent transporter → MEAQRDQWATKLGLILAMAGNAVGLGNFVRFPTQVAQNGGGAFMVPYFIALFFLGIPVMWVEWVAGRYGGKYGHGTLGPTYYLMARESLKPRSAFWFGVISGMLAFSLTVLLNSYYLHLIGWSAAYTYFSAAGSYFGQPTGEFFSNYLSNHGQVMLFWGITVILLAIAVGQGVSKGIERWVKVMMPLLYVFAILMIIYIFTLGSPVDPNWSTIDGFRFIWTPNWSYLGDHLWQVMLAATGQIFFTLSLGMSIIQNYASYLGPKDDVALSGIATVSLNEFAEVVLGGSIAIPLATAYAPKIVPPDVLQQGKTAALEWIGQKFGLGFSYTSLPNVFVSMGDIGRLFGALWFLLLWFAGFTSAIAMYNYLVAMLEEDMHIKRSVGTWVIFLVYLIAGLPVIYIDGYMDQVDAWVSFQLTLLAFFDIIIAVYLFKPDNFWRELHEGAWIKVPEFYKWVTLYIAPLLLLIPMIGYFKPLVQTTLEWPARLAIILMWILGAIESYYAIKKKYKEELDKNEVIIKV